The following proteins are co-located in the Poecile atricapillus isolate bPoeAtr1 chromosome 2, bPoeAtr1.hap1, whole genome shotgun sequence genome:
- the SBSPON gene encoding somatomedin-B and thrombospondin type-1 domain-containing protein — MGGTALSGALWLGLLWAGSGAGGSCQGRCCQGRDAACVGEGWREGGGYGTCYCDGGCRRAGDCCHDHSQACPAIPCVVGEWSHWSGCAEQCHPGLRIRRRYVQQEPKNGGEPCPALEEKAGCLEYLTYQGEECGHEHVPAFITTSEYGKERKRRAASSLWPSDKEAAGYCVEFRTESLSQHCALEARPHARWMQYLREGHTVCVACQPPAMSTATQRCSGDGHNAHGDKILHWEAIGNSQCQGTWKKIRQLEHCSCPLVHSFIFT, encoded by the exons aTGGGCGGCACGGCGCTGTCGGGAGCGCtgtggctggggctgctgtgggccggcagcggggccgggggcagcTGCCAGGGAAGGTGCTGCCAGGGCCGGGATGCCGCCTGCGTCGgcgagggatggagggagggaggtggcTACGGGACCTGCTACTGCGACGGAGGCTGCCGGCGAGCCGGGGACTGCTGCCACGACCACAGCCAGGCGTGCCCGG CTATTCCCTGTGTTGTGGGGGAGTGGAGTCATTGGAGTGGCTGTGCAGAGCAGTGTCATCCCGGGCTGCGGATCCGTAGGCGCTATGTACAACAGGAACCTAAAAACGGTGGGGAACCCTGTCCAGCTCTGGAGGAAAAAGCTGGCTGCCTGGAATACCTCACTTACCAGGGGGAGGAATGTGGCCATGAACATG tcCCTGCTTTCATAACTACCTCTGAATAcggtaaagaaagaaaaagaagagcagCATCTTCTCTCTGGCCTTCAGACAAAGAGGCAGCAGG ATACTGTGTGGAGTTCAGGACAGAATCTCTTTCCCAGCACTGCGCTCTGGAGGCGCGTCCGCACGCGCGCTGGATGCAGTACCTGCGCGAGGGACACACCGTGTGCGTCGcctgccagcccccagccaTGAGCACGGCCACGCAGCGCTGCTCCGGAGATGGCCATAATGCACACGG AGATAAAATCTTACACTGGGAAGCAATTGGCAACTCCCAGTGCCAAGGAACCTGGAAGAAGATCCGGCAACTGGAACACTGTTCCTGTCCCCTGGtgcatagttttatttttacataa
- the TERF1 gene encoding telomeric repeat-binding factor 1 yields MATAAEGAPGAAAGGGSSSLSPAPPAAVEAVAAEWMLEFACSCLCRHFAEQSGVEFWRWRDVAQALINGLSQIPPHQKKTVYLCQLLIRIAQGKSLGLHFENDQRISPLESALSFWTLLEREEIKLEKLHEDIRRLIQIQIVAVHMENRYFKEAAEVLERLFTDSDSDKPLRVKLATVIKTKDPYVPLLQSFSYSLLISKIKSYIELFMKENETNFLIQEATKHVASKGLGASALQKRPVEVNENDKSDLETKRRLMKEERYIRNQSPGNIKKPTVRRCSGQKPKESRALQSLNNTQNVGKNGVSFVAECSRRRQRWTHKEDLELKLGVREFGVGNWAKILVHGDFNNRTSVMLKDRWRTLSKMKQN; encoded by the exons ATGGCGACGGCGGCCGAGGGTgcgccgggagcggcggccggcggcggcagcagctccctcagtcCGGCCCCGCCTGCGGCCGTGGAGGCTGTGGCCGCGGAGTGGATGCTGGAGTTcgcctgctcctgcctgtgccgGCACTTCGCGGAGCAGAGCGGGGTGGAGTTCTGGCGCTGGAGGGACGTTGCGCAGG ctcttaTTAATGGCCTCTCCCAAATACCTCCgcatcagaaaaaaacagtataCCTCTGCCAGCTTTTGATAAGAATTGCACAAGGAAAAAGCCTTG GATTACATTTTGAAAACGATCAAAGAATTTCACCTTTGGAATCTGCTCTGTCTTTCTGGACTTTACttgaaagggaagaaattaaaCTCGAAAAGCTTCATGAAGATATTCGTCGTTTGATTCAAATTCAG ATTGTAGCAGTCCATATGGAAAACAGATACTTCAAGGAAGCTGCTGAAGTTCTTGAAAGGCTGTTCACAGACTCTGACTCAGATAAG CCTTTAAGGGTGAAGCTGGCAACTGTAATTAAAACCAAGGATCCATATGTTCCTCTTCTCCAAAGCTTCAGTTACAGTCTTTTGATAAGTAAAATCAAGTCTTACATTGAACttttcatgaaagaaaatgaaactaaCTTCTTAATACAG GAAGCCACAAAACACGTGGCATCTAAAGGGTTGGGAGCATCAGCATTGCAAAAGAGACCTGTGGAAGTTAATGAAAATGACAAAAGTGATTTGGAAACAAAACGAAG aTTGATGAAAGAGGAGCGGTATATCAGAAATCAGTCACCTGGAAACATAAAAAAGCCCACAGTAAG GAGATGTTCAGGACAGAAACCCAAAGAGAGCAGAGCTCTTCAGA GTCTTAACAACACtcaaaatgtgggaaaaaatggagtttCTTTTGTAGCTGAATGTAGCCGAAGAAGACAG CGATGGACTCACAAAGAAGACTTGGAGCTGAAATTGGGAGTAAGGGAGTTTGGAGTGGGTAACTGGGCTAAAATTTTAGTCCATGGTGACTTCAACAACCGAACAAGTGTCATGTTGAAAGACCGGTGGAGAACATTGAGCAAGATGAAGCAAAACTGA